TCGTCGCGACCGGCTGTCTCTCGGGCGTCGCGCTCGGAGCGGAGCCGAGCGTCGACGCCCGTCCCGACTCGGCGAGCGCCGCCGGCGGAGTGTCCCAGACGGTCGTCGTCGGAAACGCCGACGAAGTGGGTCGCATCAACGTGACCGCCGCCTACGACACGCCGCCGCTCGCCTCCGAGTTCGTCGTCGATCTGGGACGGATCCCGGCGCCGGTGAACGTCACGTCCGTCGACGGGTTCGAGGCGCAGGGCGACGGTCGGTACCGGTGGACCGGCGCGACCGACGACCCCGTCCTCGAGTACGTCGTCACGGTCGAGAACCCCCGGACCCTCACCGACGGTCCCGTGGCGAATCCGGGACCGTGGGCGTTCGTCGGGCCGGGCGCCGTCCTGCCGGGCATCGAGGGCCAGCGGCCCGAGACCACGCTCCGGACCGACGGGCCGGGGTACGAGACCGACAGCTGGCTGTTCCTCGGTTCGGTCGAGACGTACACCCGGACGGTCGAGGGGGAGCAAATCGTCCTGATCGTCCCGGAGGCCGCGGCGCCGGTCTCGCAGCCCGAGGCCATCCTCGCGCACCTGGCGACGACGAGCCGGGAGATCGGGATCGGCGGCCGGAGCGACCAGGTGAACGTCCTCGCGCTCCCCTCGGTCGGCATCGAGACCCCGTGGAGCGGGGTGGCCTACCGCCGATCCGACGTCGTCGTCCGCGCGGGGGAGCCGATCGCGTCCGAGCCGAGCGTGTGGGCCCACGAGTACGCGCACACGCGTCAGGACTTCCGGACGACGCCGGCGACCGAGTGGCTGATGGAGGGAGGTGCGGACTACTTCGCCGGCTACGAGTCGCTCCAGCAGGACCGCCTCAGTTACCCGGGATTCGCGAGCCAGTCGTCGGACCGGCAGTTCGAGAACGCCGTGCTGGCCGACAGCGACACCTGGCAATCCGAACTCGTCCCCTACTTCAAGGGCGAGCGGGCGCTGGCGCACCTCGACGAGCAGATTCGCCTGGCGACCGACGGTAAG
This region of Halomicrobium urmianum genomic DNA includes:
- a CDS encoding MSCRAMM family adhesin SdrC; amino-acid sequence: MTPLRQVCILVVLGSVVATGCLSGVALGAEPSVDARPDSASAAGGVSQTVVVGNADEVGRINVTAAYDTPPLASEFVVDLGRIPAPVNVTSVDGFEAQGDGRYRWTGATDDPVLEYVVTVENPRTLTDGPVANPGPWAFVGPGAVLPGIEGQRPETTLRTDGPGYETDSWLFLGSVETYTRTVEGEQIVLIVPEAAAPVSQPEAILAHLATTSREIGIGGRSDQVNVLALPSVGIETPWSGVAYRRSDVVVRAGEPIASEPSVWAHEYAHTRQDFRTTPATEWLMEGGADYFAGYESLQQDRLSYPGFASQSSDRQFENAVLADSDTWQSELVPYFKGERALAHLDEQIRLATDGKRTLADVFRRLNGADEPVTLRRFERTVADVATRETAGEFRRYVTSPAYAPPPQNESNYVESLTDDPDGDGLSSAAEIRNGTSPFDEDTDGDGLSDRVELAEVGTDPTDGDTDGDRRADDGESTFPATDPTVADTDGDGLDDSRELELGTDPTAADTDGDGLNDSRERELGTSPRYADTDGDGLTDGREVELGTDPTAVDTDGDGLSDRAEQRGATDPTSADTDGDGFGDAAERDLGTDPTEPTDRTAYLRASVTTFVDGLL